The Bartonella krasnovii sequence CAGCAAGCCAATATTCAATGCGCAAAATAACTCTACTTTTTTCTTTCTTTTTACCCCTCTCAACAAACACGGAGGTAGATGTCATGATTTTGATCATCGTTCCAGAGAGGTTGAGAGATAAGAATAACCTCTCATTCAATTAAAGAGAGGTAGGGAATTCACGTCGGGCATGTACGACAGCTACAATTTCGATCTGATTTGCAGCTACTCGATACAATATAAGGTAATTTGGATGTGCTATAATTTCCCGTAACCCTAATATCCTCTCACTCTGTCTGTACAGATATGGATGTTCAGCCAATGGCAGTACAGATGTTTCCAAAAACCTTTTCATTCGGCGTGCAGCGGATGGATTTTCACGAGCAATGTAAGTTAAAATCTGACGCAAATCATCGCGAGCCGAAGACAACCAAACAACCGGAAGCATCACTTTTTCTGTTCATTTTCAAGCTGACTGATTATAACGTCCATTTCAGCCATGACCTCATCATGCGGAATAGGAGGAGATAGGTTTGCAAGACTTATCGCGACCTTATCGCGCAACCACGCCGTGTGGCTGCTTTCCTGTTCAATAGTTTCGAACTCTGAAATGAACGGAGAAAGGGTGTTTTTCATAGGGGCATGTCCTTTCTATTCCTTGATATTAAAGGTAA is a genomic window containing:
- a CDS encoding type II toxin-antitoxin system RelE/ParE family toxin, whose product is MLPVVWLSSARDDLRQILTYIARENPSAARRMKRFLETSVLPLAEHPYLYRQSERILGLREIIAHPNYLILYRVAANQIEIVAVVHARREFPTSL
- a CDS encoding antitoxin — encoded protein: MKNTLSPFISEFETIEQESSHTAWLRDKVAISLANLSPPIPHDEVMAEMDVIISQLENEQKK